A genome region from Cucurbita pepo subsp. pepo cultivar mu-cu-16 chromosome LG02, ASM280686v2, whole genome shotgun sequence includes the following:
- the LOC111789436 gene encoding uncharacterized protein LOC111789436: protein MTPTVQANQPNNPYDLDYDSDDDELTPEELSRYNEAALASDGFDVPTLRDSSEVGLIVPVSEKLLSKPHLRECAQKAISEYNIENGTNYEFVKIVKATHQASWGLLYYITFDVKQIGIEFLTTTFEAKVLHAIDDSMEVYLCRPKRSS, encoded by the exons ATGACACCTACTGTCCAAGCAAACCAACCAAATAATCCCTATGACTTAGATTATGACTCAGATGACGACGAATTGACTCCGGAAGAACTGAGTCGATACAATGAAGCTGCACTTGCGTCCGAC GGTTTTGATGTACCCACTTTACGGGATAGTTCTGAAGTTGGTCTCATTGTACCTGTATCAGAGAAATTACTATCTAAACCACATCTTCGAGAATGTGCGCAGAAGGCTATTAGTGAGTACAATATTGAAAAT GGAACCAACTATGAGTTTGTGAAAATTGTGAAGGCTACACACCAAGCTTCCTGGGGTCTCTTATATTACATCACTTTTGATGTCAAGCAAATTGGAATAGAGTTTCTAACAACAACTTTCGAAGCTAAGGTGTTACATGCGATTGATGATAGTATGGAGGTATACTTATGTAGACCAAAGCGCTCTAGTTGA
- the LOC111788438 gene encoding zingipain-2-like — MAATAAIESLYNIKLRKEDEDLFQGSSQQLVDCIQLHPRVQDAQGCYTYSTNKAFSWIINNGGIVVPRIKINSFKRIYHDRDDVDSVLLHHPITGVIRATLEFKSLEDEIYYGPEDVNTLLDINTPSHAVLVVGFGEHNEQKYWIIKNSWGERWKDHGYGKISQNIVNTIQGFHENRSERGLELRKTEERSSFGLTWPVQLNRPRHRLLPPVGKKTRPAIAPLSETRPPQLRSRCFSS; from the exons ATGGCTGCTACAGCAGCAATTGAATCTTTATACAACATCAAACTTAGAAAGGAAGATGAAGATTTGTTTCAGGGTTCGTCCCAACAACTAGTTGATTGCATTCAGCTCCACCCAAGGGTGCAAGATGCTCAAGGATGTTACACTTACAGCACCAACAAAGCATTCAGTTGGATTATAAACAATGGCGGAATA GTGGTTCCcagaatcaaaattaattcatttaagaGGATATACCACGACAGGGATGACGTGGATTCAGTACTTCTACACCATCCGATAACGGGAGTTATACGAGCTACGTTGGAATTCAAAAGTCTTGAAGAT GAAATATATTACGGTCCTGAAGATGTCAACACATTGTTAGATATTAATACTCCTTCACATGCCGTGTTGGTTGTTGGATTTGGGGAGCACAACGAGCAAAAATATtggataataaaaaattcatggGGAGAACGGTGGAAAGACCATGGTTATGGAAAAATTAGTCAAAACATCGTCAATACAATACAAG GTTTTCATGAGAATCGGTCTGAAAGGGGGTTAGAATTGAGAAAAACCGAGGAAAGGTCGAGTTTTGGGTTGACATGgccggttcaactgaaccggccacgtcatcgtcttcttcctccagtCGGGAAGAAGACGCGGCCGGCTATAGCGCCGCTGTCTGAAACTCGCCCTCCCCAGCTCCGATCACGCTGTTTCTCCTCctaa